From Gimesia panareensis, the proteins below share one genomic window:
- the lpdA gene encoding dihydrolipoyl dehydrogenase: protein MSGSATRETDIVVIGGGPGGYPAAFEAADLGFKVIMVNDDVAPGGVCLNRGCIPSKALLHVAKLINETKESSDWGVTFEKPKIDIDKLREFKSKVVTQLTGGIGQLAGARHVEIVKGFGRFKDSHTVEVTKHDGTTEAIGFKYAIVATGSSPAVPPVFDLDDPRIMDSTGALELADIPNKLLVVGGGYIGLEMGSVYAALGSEVTVVEMTGGLLPGADRDLVKPLQKRLQESFAAIHLNTKVEKLTPTDKGVVADLSGEGVEPQQTFDRVLISIGRRPNNKGIGLENTKLELDERGFIVNDSHQRTAEPHIFAIGDIAGEPMLAHKATREAKVAVETIAGEPAEFDNIAIPAVVFTDPELAWCGVTEQEAKDQGLDVEITRFPWAASGRAQTLARTEGLTKIIFDKKKGRVLGVGIVGPGAGELIAEGVMAVEMAAVAEDVAESIHAHPTLSETLMEAAESFLGQATHMYKPKRK, encoded by the coding sequence ATGTCTGGATCTGCAACCAGAGAAACGGATATTGTGGTCATCGGCGGGGGTCCCGGCGGTTATCCGGCTGCGTTTGAAGCCGCTGACCTGGGTTTCAAAGTCATCATGGTCAACGACGATGTCGCCCCCGGCGGTGTCTGTCTGAATCGGGGCTGCATCCCGTCCAAGGCACTGCTGCACGTCGCCAAGCTGATCAACGAAACCAAAGAGTCGTCCGACTGGGGTGTCACTTTCGAAAAGCCGAAAATTGACATCGACAAGCTCCGCGAATTCAAATCGAAAGTCGTCACGCAGCTGACCGGCGGGATCGGACAGCTGGCTGGTGCACGCCACGTCGAAATCGTCAAAGGCTTCGGTCGTTTCAAAGATTCACACACCGTCGAAGTCACCAAACACGACGGCACCACCGAAGCCATCGGCTTCAAATATGCCATCGTTGCCACCGGTTCTTCGCCCGCCGTACCTCCCGTGTTCGATCTGGATGATCCCCGCATCATGGACTCCACCGGTGCCCTTGAACTGGCAGATATCCCGAATAAACTGCTCGTCGTAGGCGGCGGTTACATCGGTCTGGAAATGGGCAGTGTCTACGCGGCCCTGGGTTCGGAAGTCACCGTGGTCGAAATGACCGGCGGCCTGCTTCCCGGAGCCGACCGCGACCTGGTCAAACCGCTCCAGAAACGCCTGCAGGAAAGCTTCGCTGCCATCCATCTGAATACCAAGGTTGAAAAGCTGACTCCCACCGACAAGGGTGTCGTCGCTGACCTGAGTGGCGAAGGGGTTGAACCCCAGCAGACTTTCGACCGCGTGCTGATCTCCATCGGCCGTCGTCCCAACAACAAAGGCATTGGCTTGGAAAACACGAAACTCGAACTCGACGAGCGCGGTTTCATCGTCAACGATTCGCATCAGCGGACCGCAGAGCCTCACATCTTCGCCATTGGTGATATCGCCGGCGAACCGATGCTGGCCCACAAAGCAACCCGCGAAGCCAAGGTCGCCGTAGAGACGATCGCCGGCGAACCGGCTGAGTTCGACAACATCGCGATCCCCGCGGTCGTGTTTACCGATCCCGAACTCGCCTGGTGTGGCGTCACCGAACAGGAAGCCAAAGATCAGGGACTGGATGTGGAAATCACCCGCTTCCCCTGGGCCGCCTCCGGTCGTGCCCAAACCCTGGCCCGCACGGAAGGTCTCACCAAAATCATCTTTGACAAGAAGAAAGGCCGCGTTCTGGGTGTCGGCATCGTCGGCCCCGGTGCAGGCGAACTGATCGCCGAAGGCGTGATGGCAGTCGAAATGGCCGCGGTCGCCGAAGATGTCGCCGAGAGCATTCACGCTCACCCGACACTTTCGGAAACCCTCATGGAAGCCGCCGAAAGCTTCCTGGGACAGGCCACGCATATGTACAAACCCAAGCGGAAGTAG
- the bioA gene encoding adenosylmethionine--8-amino-7-oxononanoate transaminase → MQPEELRRIDNEALWHPFTQMRGHREENVPLIESGDGFYLIDVEGRRYLDGVSSLWCNVHGHRVPELDRAVRDQLDKIAHSTLLGLGSVPSIELAAELVKRTPDALTKVFYSDSGSTAVEIALKMAFQYHNQKPNPDAQTRDLFACMQHAYHGDTIGSVSVGGISIFHEIFGKLLFHSVQMPCPAAYHRPEGMTEAEYLEHCYQELERLLAENHERLAAFVIEPLVQGAAGMLMHPPGYLQRVRELTTQYGIPLIADEVAVGLGRTGTMFACEQEGVTPDFLCLAKGITGGYLPLAVTMTTDEIAAAFEGEHTDYNAFYHGHTYTGNALACAAALATLELFDSQNTLENVKANEQILAERLAELKDHPHVGEVRHKGTMVGIELVANRETREAFPADRRMGHQVTLAAREQGVIIRPLSDVVILMPAPGMPGEQVHQLCDVVFAAIDKAISLQVA, encoded by the coding sequence ATGCAACCTGAAGAATTACGCCGAATCGACAACGAAGCCCTCTGGCATCCGTTTACCCAGATGCGGGGACATCGTGAGGAAAACGTGCCCCTGATTGAATCCGGGGACGGTTTTTACCTGATCGACGTCGAAGGGCGTCGTTACCTGGATGGCGTTTCTTCACTGTGGTGCAACGTGCACGGGCATCGCGTGCCCGAACTGGACCGGGCGGTGCGAGATCAGCTTGATAAAATCGCGCATTCCACGCTGCTGGGACTGGGAAGTGTGCCTTCGATTGAGCTGGCAGCAGAGCTGGTGAAGCGGACGCCGGATGCGTTGACGAAGGTCTTCTATTCCGACAGCGGTTCCACGGCGGTGGAGATCGCGCTGAAGATGGCATTTCAATATCACAACCAGAAGCCAAACCCCGATGCCCAGACGCGGGACCTGTTCGCCTGCATGCAGCACGCCTATCATGGCGATACGATCGGCTCGGTGAGTGTGGGGGGGATTTCCATCTTCCACGAGATCTTCGGGAAGCTGCTGTTTCATTCGGTGCAGATGCCCTGTCCGGCAGCTTATCATCGTCCCGAGGGAATGACCGAAGCTGAATATCTGGAGCACTGCTACCAGGAACTGGAACGGCTGCTGGCAGAAAATCACGAGCGACTGGCGGCGTTTGTCATCGAACCGCTGGTGCAGGGGGCGGCCGGTATGTTGATGCATCCGCCCGGTTACCTGCAACGGGTGCGGGAATTGACCACTCAATATGGTATTCCACTGATCGCCGATGAAGTGGCGGTGGGGCTGGGACGCACGGGGACGATGTTCGCCTGTGAGCAGGAAGGGGTCACGCCTGATTTCCTCTGTCTGGCGAAAGGGATTACGGGGGGCTACCTCCCGCTGGCGGTGACCATGACCACCGATGAAATCGCGGCAGCATTTGAAGGAGAGCATACTGACTACAACGCGTTTTACCACGGGCATACTTACACGGGGAACGCTTTAGCATGTGCGGCGGCTCTGGCGACGCTGGAACTCTTCGATTCACAAAATACGCTGGAGAATGTCAAAGCAAACGAGCAGATCCTCGCGGAACGACTGGCGGAGCTGAAAGATCACCCGCATGTGGGCGAGGTTCGTCACAAAGGGACGATGGTGGGGATTGAACTGGTGGCGAATCGGGAAACCCGGGAAGCCTTTCCCGCTGATCGACGCATGGGCCATCAGGTGACGCTGGCAGCCCGCGAGCAGGGGGTCATCATCCGTCCGCTGAGCGACGTGGTGATTTTAATGCCCGCACCGGGGATGCCGGGAGAACAGGTTCACCAGCTGTGTGATGTTGTCTTCGCGGCGATCGATAAAGCGATCAGCCTGCAGGTGGCCTGA
- a CDS encoding malate dehydrogenase, translating into MNHPIRVAVTGAAGQIGYAMLFRLASGEIFGPDQPVILHLVEIPPVLSALDGVEMELEDCAFPTLAGVVKADSDHLEDGFADCNFVICVGSVPRKAGMERGDLIRVNGPIFTSTGQAIQNAAADDVRVLVVGNPCNTNCLIAMANAPKVPRDRWYAMTRLDENRALTQIAKKSGQPVSAVKNMNIWGNHSATQFPDFYHATINGAPVPEIIEDHDWLRGEFIETVQKRGATVIKARGASSAASAANAALDTVKSIITPTPLGESFSAAVCSDGSYGVDEGLIFGYPLTSDGNTWKIVEGIEHDDFAQDKFNVTLQELRDERDVVRDLLPE; encoded by the coding sequence ATGAATCATCCGATTCGAGTTGCAGTTACCGGGGCAGCCGGCCAGATTGGCTATGCTATGTTATTCCGCCTGGCTTCCGGGGAGATTTTCGGTCCCGATCAACCGGTGATTCTGCATCTGGTCGAGATTCCTCCTGTGCTGTCTGCCCTGGATGGGGTCGAAATGGAACTGGAAGACTGTGCCTTCCCGACTCTGGCTGGTGTTGTCAAAGCGGACAGCGATCATCTGGAAGACGGTTTCGCCGACTGTAACTTCGTGATCTGTGTCGGTAGTGTCCCTCGTAAGGCTGGCATGGAGCGGGGCGACCTGATCCGCGTCAACGGTCCGATCTTCACCAGTACCGGCCAGGCCATTCAGAATGCTGCTGCCGACGATGTGCGTGTTCTGGTAGTCGGAAACCCCTGTAACACGAACTGCCTGATCGCGATGGCGAACGCTCCCAAGGTTCCCCGTGATCGCTGGTACGCGATGACCCGTCTGGACGAAAACCGGGCTCTGACTCAGATCGCCAAGAAATCCGGTCAGCCGGTCTCCGCTGTGAAAAACATGAACATCTGGGGCAACCACTCTGCGACCCAGTTCCCGGACTTCTATCACGCGACTATTAACGGTGCTCCGGTTCCCGAAATCATCGAAGACCACGACTGGCTGCGGGGTGAGTTCATCGAAACCGTCCAGAAACGTGGTGCCACGGTGATCAAGGCCCGCGGTGCTTCGAGTGCCGCTTCCGCTGCGAATGCCGCCCTGGATACCGTCAAGAGCATCATCACTCCCACCCCGCTGGGCGAAAGCTTCAGTGCCGCCGTCTGCAGTGATGGCAGCTACGGTGTAGATGAAGGCCTGATCTTCGGTTATCCGCTGACCAGCGATGGAAACACCTGGAAGATCGTCGAAGGCATCGAGCATGACGATTTCGCTCAGGACAAATTCAACGTCACTCTGCAGGAACTGCGGGATGAACGGGATGTCGTCCGCGACCTGCTGCCGGAATAA